The following DNA comes from Moritella sp. 24.
CACGACGTGCTGCTTCGATTTGACGAGCAGTAATTCGACCACGACCAGTAGCTTTAAGACCGAATTCGCCGAAAGTTACGTTTCCGCCTTTTGCAAGACCGCGGTTACGGCCTTTGTGCATTTTGCGGAACTTCATGCGTTTTGGTTGCAACATATCAGAGTCTCCTATTTAGCAGCTTTAGGGCCACGAGTGCGACGCTTTGGCTTAGAAGGTGCTTCAACTTCTTGAGTAAGCGGTAGCTTACCTAGAACTTCACCTTTAAAGATCCAAACTTTCACACCAATGATGCCGTAAGTTGTAAGAGCTTCTGCAGTTGAGTAATCGATATCTGCACGAAGTGTATGTAGAGGCACACGGCCTTCACGATACCATTCAGCACGAGCGATTTCTGCGCCGCCTAAACGACCGCTTACTTGAACTTTAATACCCTTAGCACCTAAACGCATTGCATTTTGTACTGCACGCTTCATAGCGCGACGGAACATAACACGACGTTCAAGTTGAGAAGCGATACCTTCAGCTACTA
Coding sequences within:
- the rpsC gene encoding 30S ribosomal protein S3, with protein sequence MGQKVHPNGIRLGITKQFNSTWFANTKDFADNLYGDFEVRQFLTKKLKNASVSRIVIERPAKSIRVTIHTARPGVVIGKKGEDVEKLRNAIAKMTGTSAQINIAEIRKPELDAKLVAEGIASQLERRVMFRRAMKRAVQNAMRLGAKGIKVQVSGRLGGAEIARAEWYREGRVPLHTLRADIDYSTAEALTTYGIIGVKVWIFKGEVLGKLPLTQEVEAPSKPKRRTRGPKAAK